In Nitrososphaerales archaeon, one genomic interval encodes:
- a CDS encoding Tfx family DNA-binding protein, with protein MRHGMLTERQYRVLMLRGRGMSQLETAKELRTTRANVSMIELRARKKIELARETLQAHQSTLTDHSVQIARGTRTYDIPPTVLREGDRFGIHVQSNIVEIIRLVKSVRPSCLTGGRTNRKITLVFNQSGKLRVGSRAD; from the coding sequence ATGCGGCACGGGATGCTCACCGAGAGACAGTACAGAGTTCTCATGTTGAGGGGAAGGGGTATGTCGCAGCTTGAGACGGCAAAGGAGCTTCGCACGACTCGTGCAAACGTCTCGATGATAGAGCTCCGGGCGCGGAAAAAGATCGAGCTGGCGAGAGAGACGCTCCAGGCTCACCAATCCACCCTCACCGACCATTCTGTGCAGATTGCGAGGGGAACGAGGACGTACGACATCCCGCCTACGGTGCTCAGGGAAGGAGATAGGTTCGGAATCCACGTTCAGAGCAACATTGTGGAGATAATCAGGTTGGTGAAGAGCGTCCGTCCGTCTTGTTTGACGGGGGGAAGGACAAACAGAAAGATTACCCTGGTGTTCAATCAGAGCGGAAAGCTCCGGGTGGGGTCAAGAGCAGACTAG
- the deoC gene encoding deoxyribose-phosphate aldolase, giving the protein MSGTVASGTRRAVGKHEFAKCIDHTLLKPYATGADIDRLCAEAMKFDFWSVCVGSFYVKRAAENLRGSGVKVCAVVGFPLGFSSTSVKLAEAETAIGDGADEIDMVMNLGAFKSGDYNFIFHEIEDAAKCCHGARKLLKVIIECCYLTNDEKVGAARLAERAGADYVKTSTGFGTSGATVEDVALLKKALAGTARIKAAGGIGTLEKALEMIKAGADRIGTSSSVKIMEEWKETADRGLKVAPRSG; this is encoded by the coding sequence TTGTCCGGCACAGTCGCGAGCGGAACGAGGAGAGCGGTCGGGAAGCACGAATTCGCGAAGTGCATCGACCACACTCTCCTGAAGCCTTACGCGACAGGAGCGGATATCGACAGGCTCTGCGCCGAGGCCATGAAGTTCGACTTCTGGAGCGTTTGCGTGGGTTCATTCTACGTGAAGCGGGCGGCAGAGAACCTCAGAGGCAGCGGAGTGAAGGTCTGTGCGGTTGTCGGCTTCCCTCTCGGCTTCAGTTCAACCAGCGTGAAGCTGGCAGAGGCTGAGACTGCAATCGGAGACGGTGCCGACGAGATTGACATGGTAATGAACCTTGGCGCCTTCAAGTCAGGCGACTACAACTTCATCTTCCACGAAATTGAGGATGCCGCAAAGTGCTGCCATGGCGCGCGCAAGCTCCTCAAAGTGATTATCGAGTGCTGCTACTTGACCAACGACGAGAAGGTGGGCGCAGCGAGACTTGCGGAGCGAGCTGGAGCGGACTACGTGAAGACCTCTACGGGATTCGGCACAAGCGGCGCGACGGTTGAGGACGTCGCGCTCCTGAAGAAAGCGCTTGCGGGCACCGCGAGAATCAAGGCGGCTGGCGGTATCGGGACGCTAGAGAAGGCATTGGAGATGATCAAGGCTGGGGCCGACAGAATCGGCACCAGCTCCAGCGTCAAGATAATGGAAGAGTGGAAGGAAACGGCAGACCGTGGCCTGAAGGTCGCGCCTCGGTCCGGCTAG